A portion of the Candida dubliniensis CD36 chromosome R, complete sequence genome contains these proteins:
- a CDS encoding dihydrolipoamide dehydrogenase, putative (Similar to S. cerevisiae LPD1) produces MLRSFKSIPANGKLAQFVRYASTKKYDVVVIGGGPGGYVAAIKAAQLGLNTACIEKRGALGGTCLNVGCIPSKSLLNNSHLLHQIQHEAKERGISIQGEVGVDFPKLMAAKEKAVKQLTGGIEMLFKKNKVDYLKGAGSFVNEKTVKVTPIDGSEPQEVEADHIIVATGSEPTPFPGIEIDEERIVTSTGILSLKEVPERLAIIGGGIIGLEMASVYSRLGSKVTVIEFQNAIGAGMDGEVAKQSQKLLAKQGLDFKLGTKVVKGERDGEVVKIEVEDVKSGKKSDLEADVLLVAIGRRPFTEGLNFEAIGLEKDNKGRLVIDDQFKTKHDHIRVIGDVTFGPMLAHKAEEEGIAAAEYIKKGHGHVNYANIPSVMYTHPEVAWVGLNEEQLKEQGIKYKVGKFPFIANSRAKTNMDTDGFVKFIADAETQRVLGVHIIGPNAGEMIAEAGLALEYGASTEDISRTCHAHPTLSEAFKEAALATFDKPINF; encoded by the coding sequence ATGTTAAGATCATTCAAATCTATTCCAGCCAATGGAAAATTGGCCCAGTTTGTCAGATATGCATCAACCAAGAAATACGACGTTGTTGTCATTGGTGGAGGACCAGGTGGGTACGTTGCCGCCATCAAGGCCGCTCAGTTAGGGTTGAATACTGCCtgtattgaaaaaagaggAGCATTGGGTGGTACATGTTTGAATGTCGGCTGTATCCCATCGAAGTCTTTATTGAACAACTCCCATTTATTACACCAAATCCAACACGAAGCAAAAGAAAGAGGTATTTCCATTCAAGGTGAAGTTGGCGTCGATTTCCCAAAATTGATGGCTGCCAAGGAAAAAGCCGTCAAACAATTGACCGGTGGTATTGAAATGTTGTTCAAAAAGAACAAGGTTGACTACTTGAAAGGTGCCGGTTCATTTGTCAACGAGAAGACCGTCAAGGTCACTCCAATTGACGGCAGCGAGCCACAAGAAGTAGAAGCCGACCATATCATTGTTGCTACTGGATCTGAGCCAACCCCATTCCCAggtattgaaattgatgaagaaagaaTTGTCACTTCAACTGGTATCTTATCATTGAAAGAAGTACCAGAAAGATTAGCAATCATTGGTGGAGGTATCATTGGTTTAGAGATGGCCTCAGTTTACTCAAGATTGGGTTCTAAGGTCACTGTTATTGAATTCCAGAACGCTATTGGTGCCGGTATGGATGGTGAAGTAGCCAAACAATCTCAAAAATTATTGGCTAAACAAGGATTGGACTTCAAATTGGGTACCAAGGTTGTTAAAGGAGAAAGAGACGGTGAAGTGGTCAAGATCGAAGTGGAAGATGTCAAGTCCGGTAAAAAGTCCGACCTTGAAGCCGATGTCTTGTTGGTTGCCATTGGTAGAAGACCATTCACTGAAGGTTTGAACTTTGAAGCCATTGGCTTAGAAAAGGACAACAAAGGAAGATTGGTTATTGATGACCAATTCAAGACTAAACACGACCACATCAGGGTTATTGGGGATGTCACATTTGGTCCTATGTTGGCACACAAAGCCGAAGAAGAAGGTATCGCTGCTGCTGAATACATCAAAAAAGGTCATGGTCATGTAAACTATGCTAACATTCCTTCTGTTATGTATACTCACCCAGAGGTTGCTTGGGTTGGTTTAAACGAAgaacaattgaaagaacAAGGCATCAAATATAAAGTAGGTAAATTCCCATTCATTGCCAACTCCAGAGCAAAAACCAACATGGACACTGATGGTTTCGTGAAATTCATCGCTGATGCCGAAACCCAAAGAGTGTTGGGTGTCCACATTATTGGTCCAAATGCCGGTGAAATGATTGCTGAAGCTGGTTTGGCCTTAGAATATGGTGCCTCCACCGAAGACATTTCGAGAACATGTCATGCTCACCCAACCTTATCTGAAGCTTTCAAGGAAGCTGCTTTAGCAACTTTTGATAAGCCAATTAACTTTTAA